The Paracholeplasma brassicae genome includes the window AGAAGGTATGTCTTTTTCTTGTGAAACAATCATTCGTAATTGTCGTTTAATCTTGTTTCTTTGTACCGCATTGCCGTATTTTCTGCCAATCGAAATGGCCATTCTCATGTGATTATGATCATTCGATTTGTAATAGAGCACAAAATATTTGTCGCCAATGGATTTTCTATATCTAATAATTGCATCGATTTCGATATTTTTTTTAATT containing:
- the rnpA gene encoding ribonuclease P protein component, translating into MKKVYRIKKNIEIDAIIRYRKSIGDKYFVLYYKSNDHNHMRMAISIGRKYGNAVQRNKIKRQLRMIVSQEKDIPSFDYIIVVKKEANGLKFDEMKSSIQRKINKIKKMEQQNEKL